The Pseudomonadota bacterium genome window below encodes:
- the mlaD gene encoding outer membrane lipid asymmetry maintenance protein MlaD, whose protein sequence is MRQNILETFMGTIVLIFAIALLMFAYTSSKSSITKGYPVIAKFDRIDGLVVGSDVKMSGIKVGTISNVTLDPKTYLAIVTMTLNPTVKLPKDTAAEVSSEGILGGKFMALVPGGADEILPPHGEILYTQSSVNLESLIGKVMFGKEKEKDKTSSSEQENSAEMSSSPHP, encoded by the coding sequence ATGCGTCAAAATATCTTAGAAACGTTTATGGGAACAATCGTTCTTATTTTTGCAATTGCTCTTTTAATGTTTGCCTATACGAGCAGCAAATCCTCTATTACAAAGGGGTATCCTGTTATTGCTAAGTTTGATCGCATTGATGGCTTAGTTGTTGGAAGTGATGTTAAAATGAGTGGTATAAAAGTGGGAACCATTTCGAATGTGACGTTAGATCCAAAAACTTATTTAGCTATTGTAACAATGACCCTTAATCCAACCGTTAAGCTTCCAAAAGATACTGCAGCGGAGGTTTCAAGTGAAGGAATTTTAGGGGGTAAATTTATGGCTCTTGTTCCTGGGGGAGCTGATGAAATTCTCCCGCCCCATGGTGAAATTCTTTATACACAATCTTCTGTGAATTTAGAGTCTTTGATTGGTAAGGTCATGTTTGGAAAAGAGAAGGAAAAAGATAAAACGTCATCTTCTGAACAAGAAAATTCTGCTGAAATGTCTTCATCTCCTCATCCCTAA
- a CDS encoding SIS domain-containing protein, whose translation MNHTGGDKSLSSYLKGSVMLLESLCHGHIAEDLSFHMDQAIQSIVKALSQGLPLLVCGNGGSASDALHIAGELVGRFHINRKAFKVISLSSDPAILTCLANDFGYETVFERQVEAYGEKGGVLLGISTSGKSPNVLRAFKKAQLMEMTTIGLTGQGGQHNKMGGCDILLAVPSPSTPRIQEIHTCLYHYLCARVEEILAANFH comes from the coding sequence ATGAATCATACAGGCGGAGATAAATCTCTTTCAAGCTATCTAAAAGGTTCTGTAATGCTTTTAGAAAGCCTTTGTCATGGACATATTGCAGAAGATCTTTCTTTTCATATGGATCAAGCGATCCAAAGCATTGTTAAAGCTCTCTCTCAGGGGCTTCCTCTTCTTGTATGTGGGAATGGAGGCTCAGCTTCTGATGCTCTCCATATTGCAGGAGAACTTGTCGGAAGATTTCACATCAATCGTAAAGCCTTTAAAGTAATTTCTTTATCTTCTGATCCTGCAATCTTAACATGTCTTGCAAACGATTTTGGGTACGAAACAGTTTTTGAACGTCAAGTTGAAGCTTATGGTGAAAAAGGAGGCGTTCTCCTCGGCATTAGCACCAGTGGAAAATCTCCGAATGTCTTAAGAGCTTTTAAAAAAGCACAACTTATGGAAATGACGACCATAGGTCTTACAGGGCAAGGTGGCCAACACAATAAAATGGGAGGATGCGATATTCTTCTTGCTGTTCCAAGCCCTTCTACCCCACGCATTCAAGAAATTCATACATGTCTTTATCATTATTTATGTGCACGTGTTGAAGAAATACTCGCCGCCAATTTTCATTAA